The Flavobacterium sp. IMCC34852 genome contains the following window.
TACAAGTTAAAGACGTCAAAGAAGTAAAAAAAGAAGATGATATTGACCCACGTTGGGACAAATTAAAACAACTATTAACGGATAAATAATATAGTACAATGGCACATCCTAAGAGAAAAACCTCGAAAACAAGAAGAGATAAAAGAAGAACTCATTATAAAGCAACTGTTGCCCAAATCGCAACTTGCCCTATAACAGGTGAAGCACATTTATACCACAGAGCTTACTGGCATGAAGGTAAAATGTATTACAGAGGACAAGTAGTTATTGATAAATCAGTGGCTGTTGCTTAATTAAGGTTTTTTTACAAAACAAACTCTCACTATGTGGGAGTTTTTTGTTTTAATTAATTTTAAAATATCCAATCCTAATCCGCTTAGGTATAATTTTTTTTTGTAATTTCCACAACTTTTCGATTTCAAAAAATCGATGGGAAAAATACCATTTTTATGACTACAATTACAGCCGCAATTACCGCAGTTGGAGCTTATGTTCCGGAATTTGTACTCTCAAATCAAGTACTGGAAACCATGGTTGACACCAATGACGAATGGATTACCACTCGCACCGGAATCAAGGAAAGAAGACTTTTAAAAGACAAAGGTAAAGGCACTTCGTATATGGCTATCAAAGCCGCTCAGGATTTAATTTCCAAAGCCAACATCAACCCCGAAGAAATCGACTTAGTCATTATGGCAACTGCGACTCCGGATATGCCGGTGGCTTCTACCGGTGTTTATGTCGCTACTCAAATTGGCGCTGTAAACGCTTTTGCGTATGATTTACAAGCCGCTTGTTCGAGTTTCTTATTTGGCATGTCTAATGCCGCAGCTTACATCCAATCAGGCAGATACAAAAAAGTGTTGTTGATTGGTGCTGATAAAATGTCCTCTATCATTGACTACACCGACAGAGCGACTTGTATCATCTTTGGAGATGGCGCTGGTGCAGTTTTATTCGAACCAAATTATGAAGGTTTGGGATTACAAGACGAGTTTTTAAGAAGCGACGGAATCGGTAGAGAATACCTTAAAATTGATGCCGGCGGTTCAATTCTTCCTCCAACCGCTGAAACAGTTGCCAACGGACAACACTTTGTATTTCAGGATGGAAAAACCGTTTTTAAATATGCAGTATCTGGGATGGCTGATGTGAGTGAGAAAATCATGGAGCGCAACAACTTAACCAAAGATGATGTGAATTGGTTAATTGCCCACCAAGCCAACAAAAGAATCATTGATGCAACGGCCAGCAGAATGGGTGTAGACGAAGAAAAAGTATTGGTAAACATTCAAAAATACGGAAATACAACTTCAGCAACTTTACCTTTGTTGTTGAGCGATTTCGAAAATAAATTTAAAAAAGGAGATAATTTAATTTTTGCAGCATTTGGAGGTGGATTCACTTGGGGTTCTATCTATTTAAAATGGGCATACAACAAACAACAATAAAACTAATTCTAAAACTAACTAATTATGGATTTAAAAGAAATTCAAAACTTAATCAAATTTGTATCCAATTCCGGGGTTGCCGAAGTAAAGTTAGAAACAGGTGATGTAAAAATTACTATCAGAACAACTCTTGAAGGAAATACACCTGATATTACTTATGTACAACAAGCGCCAATGCAACAAGCTATGGCTGCTCCTGTAGCCGCTGCTCCTGTAGCTGCCGCACCGGTTGCCGCTGCTCCTGCTGCTGATGACAATTCAAAATATGTTACTATAAAATCACCAATGATTGGAACATTCTACCGCAAGCCTTCTCCGGACAAACCGGTATTTGTGGAAGTGGGAAGTACTATCCAAAAAGGTGACGTACTTTGTGTGGTTGAAGCGATGAAGTTGTTCAACGAAATCGAAGCAGAAGTTACCGGTAAAATCGTTAAAATTTTAGTAGACGATATGTCGCCTGTAGAGTTTGACCAACCGTTATTCTTGGTAGATCCATCTTAATTTAGATCTCTAGATCATTAGATTACTACATTAGTTAGAAACTTTTTCTACAACCTAAGCAATCTAAGAAGTCTAACAAATCTAATTTGTCTAACAATCTAAATTAAAAAAAGATGTTTAAAAAAATATTAATTGCCAATAGAGGGGAAATTGCGCTTCGCGTTATCAGAACCTGTAAAGAAATGGGCATCAAGACCGTGGCGGTTTACTCAACCGCCGATGCGGAAAGTTTACACGTAAAGTTTGCAGATGAAGCTGTTTGTATCGGACCACCGCCAAGTAATTTGTCTTATTTAAAAATGGCGAATATCATTGCGGCGGCCGAAATCACTAATGCCGATGCCATTCATCCGGGTTACGGATTCCTTTCGGAAAATGCTAAGTTTTCTAAAATTTGTCAGGAACATGGTATCAAATTTATTGGGGCTTCACCGGAAATGATTGATAAAATGGGTGACAAAGCTACGGCGAAAGCGACCATGAAAGCAGCCGGTGTTCCTTGTGTTCCGGGTTCTGACGGTTTGTTAGAGTCTTTTGAAGAAGCACAAAGATTAGCCAAAGAAATGGGATATCCCGTGATGTTGAAAGCAACTGCCGGTGGTGGTGGAAAAGGAATGCGTGCCGTATGGAAACCCGAAGATTTATTAAAGGCATGGGAAGGCGCTCGTCAGGAATCTGCTGCGGCATTTGGAAATGACGGGATGTATATGGAAAAATTAATCGAAGAACCTCGTCATATTGAGATTCAAGTAGTGGGTGATTCTTATGGAAAAGCTTGTCACTTATCAGAAAGAGATTGTTCGGTGCAACGTCGTCACCAAAAATTGACTGAAGAAACGCCGTCTCCGTTTATGACGGACGAATTGAGAACTAAAATGGGTGAAGCCGCTGTAAAAGCAGCCGAATTTATCAAATACGAAGGTGCCGGAACGGTAGAATTCTTGGTGGACAAACACCGAAACTTCTACTTCATGGAAATGAATACCCGTATCCAAGTAGAGCACCCTATTACGGAACAAGTTATTGATTACGATTTGATTCGTGAGCAGATATTGGTAGCGGCCGGTGTGCCAATTTCGGGTAAAAACTATTTACCGCAATTGCACTCTATTGAATGTCGTATCAACGCCGAAGATCCTTACAATGACTTCCGTCCTTCGCCGGGTAAAATTACCGTTTTACATGCGCCGGGTGGACACGGAGTGCGTTTGGATACACACGTTTACGCAGGGTATACGATCCCGCCGAATTATGACTCGATGATTGCCAAGTTGATTACAACCGCGCAAACCAGAGAAGAAGCCATCAACAAAATGAAACGCGCTTTGGATGAGTTTTACATTGAAGGTGTAAAAACGACCATTCCGTTCCACAGACAATTGATGGACGAGCCGGATTATGTTGCCGGAAATTATACTACGAAGTTTATGGAGAGTTTTAAAATGAACGATCCGGAATAGATAGAAAATGGAAGCCCAACTTGAGAGAGTTGGGTTTTTTGTTACATTTGTTTTAGTACGGATTTGTAATCCGCGCTATCAGGTTGCAAATCGACGCTATCAAATTTAAAGAAATACAAAATCAATTATAAATGAAACCGTATTATATCTTAAAAAATAATTTGGATGATAAAATCGTAGGAAAGGATTATCCTCAAGTTGATTGTTTAACCATGCACCAAGCTCATTTAATTACTTCATGGCATCTTTTTGATCCTAAGCCAAATCTTAAATTTGAATTGAAGAAAAGGGCTATCTTAACTGATGTGTTAAATGATATAACTATAGGTGGTGGTACAGGTTTTTTAATAACTAAAAAAACAAAAGAGATTCTTGAAAAATTTAATATAATGAGACATCAATATTTTAAATCCTTAGTGATTGATAAGAATAATGAATTGGAATATTATTGGTTGCATCTATCAGAACCCGATTTAACAAAATCATTAGATTACAAAAAAACCGTTTTCTATAGAACCGAATGGACTTTTAGGGAAGACCGAATCGAGTTAACTTCTTATGAACACTACCAAGATTTGAAAAGTAAAGACAAAGAAGCTTCATTTGGTGTAGAGATAGATAAGATTGCTTTATCAGAGTCTTTCGATAAAAATTTAGACCTATTTACTTTTTTGCCTTTTGATAATAACGTATATATTTCGGAAAGGTTAAAAGTAGCTATAGAAGAAAGTAATGTTACCGGGTTTAAAATAGAAAAAGCTCCTCATTTTATTTAGGTAGATTTTTATTAATACGACATGATTATTTGGATTTTCAAACCATGTCAAAACTAGTTTCCAAAAATTAAAACGGTTTATCCTCTAGCCCCGATTGCAGCTGGCTACCTTGTAGCGCGGAAAGCGGGAACACGGACGGCAAGAATGCCCAAACCAATCGCTCCTGATTAAAAAAACAAAGCCCAACTTTCTCAAGTTGGGCTTTTCTATAGTGTTCTCAATACAATTCCGATAAATCGGAATCACTCGAACTAACGAATCTTACGTTATAAAGTTTCTTTCAACCATTTGTAAAACTCACGTTGCCATACTAAGGCGTTTTGTGGTTTTAGCACCCAGTGGTTTTCTTCGGGGAAGAGCATGAAACGGCTTTTGATGCCTCGCAATTGTGCCGCTTGGAAAGCTTCTTGTCCTTGTCCGATAGGCACACGGTAGTCTTTTCCGCCTTGGATGATTAGGATAGGCGTGTTCCATTTGTCTACCATTTTAATTGGGTTGAATTCAGTATAGGCTTTTTGGGCATCGGCATTGTCTTTTTCCCAATAAGCGCCGCCGTGATCCCAGTTGTTGAAGAACACTTCTTCGGTGGTGCCATACATGCTTTCCAAATTGAAAACCCCGCAATGTGAAATAAACGTTTTAAAACGATTACCATGGATTCCGGCCAGGTAGAATACCGAATACCCGCCGTAGCTCGCTCCAACAGCGCCTAAACGTGCTCTGTCAACATAACTTTCGTTAGCCACGTCATCAATCGCCGAAAGGTAGTCATCCATTACTTGCCCGCCCCAATCTTTAGAGATTTGTTCGTTCCAAGCTTGTCCGTGACCATACATTCCGCGACGGTTTGGCGCCACGATTACATAGCCTTGTGAAGCCATCAAAGAGAAGTTCCAGCGGAAAGAATAGCTTTGCGTCAATGGTGATTGCGGTCCGCCTTGGCAGTATAAAAGTGTTGGGTATTTTTTGGTTTTATCAAAATTCGGAGGGAGAATTAGCCAAACCAACATTTTCTTACCATCAGTGGTGGTTACATAACGTCTTTCGTATTTGGGTAAAGCCAATTTGGCGTAGGTTTCGTCGTTGGTTTTGGTGAGTTGCAACCAGGTTTTTTTCTTGAAGTTATACGAATAGATTTCGGCCGCGTGGTTCATATCGGTGCGCGTTACGATGATATTATCGCCTGAGAAACCTACTAAATCATTCACGTCAAAATCACCTGAAGTAATTTGTCTAACCGTAACTGCAATTCGGGTTAAACCCGGGAAATTGACTTCGAATAAATGTTTGGCGCCATCAACCGCTGCGGTGAAATAGATTTTTTTACCATCGGCACTCCAAATGAAATTATCGACACTGCCGTCCCAATTGGCGGTTAGGTTCATATCGATGCCTTTGAAACGAACGATTAAATCGTTTTTATCGGCTTCGTAACCATCGCGTTTCATTTGCAACCAAGTTAAGTTTCCGGTTGGGGAAAACACCGGATTCATATCGTAACCCGGATTATTTTCGGTTAGGTTTTTGGTGGTTTTGGTTTCGAGATTGTATTCGTATAAATCGGTGTTGGTTGAAACGGCGTATGCTGTTCCTGCTTTCTTTTTGCAAACGTAAATGATGCTTTTGCTGTCCGGTGACCAAATGTAATCTTCATCGCCACCGAAAGGTTTTTGCGGACTGTCGTAAGGTTCGTTGGGCATGATGTCAATGCCTTTGGCTTTAGCTTTGTTTTCGGCGTAGAAAACGTGGTTGTGCGAACCGTTGTTCCAAGTATCCCAATGGCGGTAATCTAAACCGTTATAGACTTGGGCATCTGATTTGCTTAAATCGGAATAAATGTCTTTGCCTAATACATTTTCGGTTTTTACTTCTTGATTAGAAAGAATATATAAACCATCAGGAGAAACATTTTTGTCTGCCAATATTTCTTTGGTGTCAGCCACTTCTGTTGGTGTTCCGCCGGTTACCGGAATAGTATAAAATTTGGTATTCGATTTATTATCGGCTACGGATGGCGTCGCCACTTTATAGACTACCGATTTGCCGTCTTTAGAAAGGCCGAGCGAAGTTACTCTGCCGAGTTGCCACATGGTTTCGGGCGTCAATACTTGCTGCGCTGTTGCGTTTATGCTCATGGTACCGAGGATTATAAAAAAGATTTTTTTCATAGTGGTTTTTGTTTATTTAAAGGCTTAAAAATAGTAAATTATATCCATAAAAAAAGCCACCCTATATAGGATGGCTTTGTTGTAAAGGTTTAATTTAATATTATACCTTTTGTAATTTCAGGTAAACCACTTCCCCTAAATCATCGGTGTAAGCGATAATGGCTTCGGTATAAGTTAGAGACACTATCGTTAGCGATTTAGACTCTTCTTGTGTTGTTTCACCAACTTGAATGGTATAGTCTAATGTTACTATGGTTGAAAACCTATCGTAAGTGCCTTCAATTTTGTCGCTTACGCAAGGTTCTTCGGTAGTGTAATCGTTGCTTTCAAATGTAAAGTCGGAATTAAAAATATAATTGTCTTTACAATTTGAATTGTTCAAATAGTCTTGATACAAAATAACTCCTTGTGGAGATCTTGTCCCTTTCTGGATGATTTCCCAATTTCCGACCAAGTAATTTTGTTCTACAAAATCCTTTTCATCTTCGCCACAGGAAACAAAAGTCAGTGGTAGAAGAAATAATAAAGTGAGTAACTTTTTCATCTTATTGGGCATAAACTTCAATATTGTCAATTTGATAGGTCGATGTAATGTTATTAGTTCCTCCAACATAACGGAAAGAAATGTAAACATTTCCGGAATATGAAGATAAATCTACATTACCTGAACTGGTAAAGTTAGTTGGGAAACTGGCAGTTTGAGCAGCAAAAGTAGCATTCAATTGTACCCAAGTTGCAGCATTTACAGCGGCAACAGTTCCTGCGCCATTATAGTCAGTTGAAATCCATACGGTAACGGCTTCTCCATTAGCAAAACCAATTTTAGAGCCGAATCTTAAAAATTCACCTGTAGTGTTATCTAAGTTAATGGCCGGTGTAATTAATCGGGTATCTACATTATTTTCTGCCGGAGTAATTCCGAAAGGAGAAAACTGAGCGTATTTATTATTGCTGAAAATTCTGGCTTCCCATTTTTCGTTTCCTCCATTCATCGAAACGTTTGACCAACCTGGTAGAGCTACATTTTGACCATTACCTGTACTTGAAATACTTTCAAAATTTTCTGAGAAAATTGGCACTAATCTTGGTCCGGTAAGTTGGATGTCATCTTCTGTTCTTGCCAAAAATTGATAATCTGTACCAAATTTTGTTAAGATTCCTCTAACTTTACCTCTACCCTGAGCTACCGGTTTAGCAGCAAAATTGGCAAAACTACTGGTTCTGAAAATAACCGAATTCCCTTCAGAATCCGTTAAAAGATGGTTTGTTGCGCCTCCTAAATCATTGGCTGAATTATAGTAAGTACTTGTTATGGCTTGGTTAGAAAACTGAACGCCTTCAAGTTCAACTAAAGTATTGATATTAGCATCATTCAACAATTGCGGAATGGTTAACGTTCTTTTTAATTGATCTTCAGGAACAATAGTACAAGATTTATTAAGCGCAGTTCTGTATAAAGCCGGTGAAAGTCTTCCCACAGAAGGCGTATTAGAAGAACTAACAAAAATGCCTCCGATTCTTTTTCCTCCGTTACTTAAATCAGTGTACAAATCTTTCATTTTGATTAACACTTTTCTACCCGGTTCAAAAGAAATAAAAGTAGAAGTTACATCAACCGGAACACTAAAAGCTGATGGTTGCGGTTGTGTTTGGGTTGGTAAAGTTTGGAAAGAAATCGTTTTGAAAAAGTTTCCGCCTTTATCAGAAGAAACCACATAAGCTTCAATTACATCATCTTGTAAATACTGAGTAACTGTAGAGCTGGCACTGATTTCAGATACCTCTTTAGTTTTTTGTAATGTAGTTTCAATACAATCAACTTGAGGAGTATCATATTCATCATCATTAATACAACTTGATGAAAAACTTGCTACAAAAGCTAGCGCAAGGATTGGTTTTAAAAATGTTGTTTTCATATGGTAATTTTATTTTTTTTAGAAATTAATATAGAAGTTGAAAAAGTAGGATCTTCCGAAACCGTAAAAATAACGTGGCGCAAAGGCTGGTGTTCCGCTTGAGACATCTTGGTTTAATTCTCTGTAATTAGCGTTTCTGGCCTGCTCAAATCCTCCGGTTTTGTATTGTACATCAAAAATATTATTTAATGTAGCAAACAATCCTAAAGTTACCGGATTTTTACCGGATATTCTCCATGATTTACCACCGGTTAAATTTACAAGGGTATAAGGATCAAATTTTTCTTGTTTTAACAATTCATCCACGCGACTTTGGGTAGCTTCAGGAAATTGGAAACCATTAGCATCTGCAGGATTTCTTAAAAAGCTATTGGTTCTCAATACAGAAGACACATCTAAATAAGTGTCGGCTAAATAATTCACATTAGCACCAACCCACCAAAACTTAGGATCACGGTATTCTAGACCTAAAGCATAAGCTTGTTGAGGAATACCGGGTTGTCTGTAGTTTTTAAGTTTAGACTCACCCAAATTCACTAAAGTGGAAAGACCTCTTGCGGCTCTTGCATCATCATTTAAAGTAACATTGGGATTATTATTGTAAGTATACTGACCATAAGAAGCGGCAACAGTAGCCTTGATTGTAGAAGTAATTTGGTATTCTAAACCAAGTTCAGCACCAATGTTTAGTTTGTCTAATCCGGTTACAATCTCAGCCACAAAAGCATCTCCTCCATCACCATCATTATCTTCTAAAGCGCCTTCTGCGAAGAAGAATGAGGTTTCAGTAGCATCTTTAATGTTAGCGAAGAAACCTGTAAGTCTTGCTTTGAAAGTTGGTGTTTTAATTACGTAACTCATGTCAAGGTTAGATACCGTCTCGCTTTTCAAATTTCTGATTGGCGTATTGCTAAGTCTTGCATTGAAAAATACATTTCTCATTGAAGGAGCTTTAGACATGTACAATCCGTTAAAAGTTAAAAACTGTTTACCGGAGATTTTATAGGTCAAACCACCTTTAAATCCAAAATTGTCAAATTCAATTTTCTCACTTTTTCCAAATGAAGTAGTTGCATAGATTCCGTTTCTGTACAAGCCTTCTCTTTGGTATGTTTTTCTGCTGAAAGATTGTCCTAAATAAAAATCAATCTTTTTATAAGTAAATTTAAATTGAGAAAAGGCATCAATGTGATCAGCATACAATTTGTAATTATAACCGTATTTATCGCCAACTCCTATTTCTCTATTTGGATTATTTAAATCCGGTTGTTGTGCTGAACCTTCTTGGAAGGTATCAATATCTAAAAAAGAAGAACCTCCAAGTAAATCGGTCAATAATTGAAAATTACTGGAGCTCAAACGGCTGTAGCTAGCGCCTGCATTCATAACAATATTATCGGACAATTGCGAACTTAAGATACTGTTAGCCACAAATAATTTATCTTCCGTTCTGTCTTCATAAAGCACATAAGAACTTCTGGTTGGTTCTCTTCCGATTTCATTACCGTTTTCATCAATAATTGGAGTGGTGTTTGCTCTATACATAGCATTCCAATCAATCTGTCTTTGGGTTAAAAACGGCGCATCCATTGCTCCTATCAAGTTAGGGGTAAACACACCGCCTAAACCTCCCGGTAAATAGGCTGAACTCGGAACAGTTTCCGGGTCATTATTGTATAATGAAGAAAAATAGCTGGGTAAATTTTGGTAATAAGTAGGATCCGGATTAGCAGCATTCACAAAGTCTAATCTTGAGTTACCTATTTCGCCAAATTGATACATTACATTGGTGGTTAATTGTGTTTTATCACTCATTTTCCAGTAATGCGTTAACATATTAATAGGTTCTTCTATTTCTCTGTCGCGAGAATTTCTCTTTTTCCCATCTTGCCATCCCCAATATGAGTTGTATTTAATTCCGGCAATACTGGTAATTTCATCGGTATTTGAGGAGTTTCTCCCTCTTCTGTTTTGAGCATAAATACTAGTGAAGTTTAAACTGTGTTTGTCATTAAACTTCTTCTCAATACTGGCAAATACAGAATTTGCAGAATAATCCGTACCTTCAAAATAACCTTCTACAGCCCAACGTCTTGAAGCTGAAATTACAAAAGCCCAACCGTCTTTATTCATCCCTGAAGCATGGGTAGCCATAGCTCTCCAATTATAATTGGTTTGGGTTCCCGCATAAGAAATACGGGTTCCTTTTCTGTAAATTGAAGCTCTTGTATTGATTTCTTGTGTTCCTAAAATCCCTCCAAAAGTATAATCTGATGGAGCTGAACCCATGGTAAACTCTTGGTTTCTGGTGGCATCATTTAAACCACCCCAATTTCCCCATTGTGGTCTGTTATCTAATAACTTGTTCATGGAAACCCCATTAATCATAGTAGTTGAATATTCATTATCCAAACCTCTGATTCTAAAACGAGCCTGACCCCAATTGAAAGCCGCCGCCTGTTGGTATGTATCTCTGGAAGCTTGTAACAAACCGGCAGTGTTTTCAGAACCGCTGTTGTCATCTCCCAAGTCGTTTTCCAAAATGGTAATTAAGTTAATTTGTTGTTCAATTGTAATATCTTCTTCCAAAACTACAATTCCTAAATCTAACACTTTTCCGGCTTCTGTCTCAACAGTTAACAATTGGTCTTTGAATCCGGTGCTTTTAATTTGCAATAACTGACTACCGCTAGGCACTTCTTTAAATACAAAAACACCGGTAACGTCTGTCAATACAGTGAGACTGGTGTTTTGAATAGAAGCAACAACATTTTGTAATGGCCTTTGTGTTTTAGAATCTACTACTTTCCCTGTAATTCCGGCGGTAGTTTGCGCAAAACCAAAAAACACTTGCATTACAAATAAAGTACTAATAACAAGTTTTTTCATAAATAAAATAAAATTAATTTTTTCTTTAGCTAAGTCTTAATCAAAACTTAACAGCCGACAAATGTACATCTTTTAATAATATTATCTACTTTTGGCCCAAAGTTTGTAAAAAACTTGATATTAAATTAATACACCCTTTATGAGAATTAAAAGTTTAATTGCGCTTTTCTTTGCCTTATTCGCAATTTCGGCGGCTAATGCACAAGCAAAAAAGTATAATATTCACACCGTAGCCTTCTACAATTTTGAAAACTTGTTTGACACCATTAACGGTTCAAATAACGACGAAGAATGGCTTCCTAACGGAGCTCAAAATTGGACTCCTAAAAAATACAAGCAAAAATTACACAATTTAGCCAAAGTACTTTCCGAAATCGGAACCGGTGAAAATCCAAACAATTCTCCCACCTTAATCGGAGGTT
Protein-coding sequences here:
- the rpmF gene encoding 50S ribosomal protein L32, yielding MAHPKRKTSKTRRDKRRTHYKATVAQIATCPITGEAHLYHRAYWHEGKMYYRGQVVIDKSVAVA
- a CDS encoding beta-ketoacyl-ACP synthase III, coding for MTTITAAITAVGAYVPEFVLSNQVLETMVDTNDEWITTRTGIKERRLLKDKGKGTSYMAIKAAQDLISKANINPEEIDLVIMATATPDMPVASTGVYVATQIGAVNAFAYDLQAACSSFLFGMSNAAAYIQSGRYKKVLLIGADKMSSIIDYTDRATCIIFGDGAGAVLFEPNYEGLGLQDEFLRSDGIGREYLKIDAGGSILPPTAETVANGQHFVFQDGKTVFKYAVSGMADVSEKIMERNNLTKDDVNWLIAHQANKRIIDATASRMGVDEEKVLVNIQKYGNTTSATLPLLLSDFENKFKKGDNLIFAAFGGGFTWGSIYLKWAYNKQQ
- the accB gene encoding acetyl-CoA carboxylase biotin carboxyl carrier protein; the protein is MDLKEIQNLIKFVSNSGVAEVKLETGDVKITIRTTLEGNTPDITYVQQAPMQQAMAAPVAAAPVAAAPVAAAPAADDNSKYVTIKSPMIGTFYRKPSPDKPVFVEVGSTIQKGDVLCVVEAMKLFNEIEAEVTGKIVKILVDDMSPVEFDQPLFLVDPS
- the accC gene encoding acetyl-CoA carboxylase biotin carboxylase subunit — translated: MFKKILIANRGEIALRVIRTCKEMGIKTVAVYSTADAESLHVKFADEAVCIGPPPSNLSYLKMANIIAAAEITNADAIHPGYGFLSENAKFSKICQEHGIKFIGASPEMIDKMGDKATAKATMKAAGVPCVPGSDGLLESFEEAQRLAKEMGYPVMLKATAGGGGKGMRAVWKPEDLLKAWEGARQESAAAFGNDGMYMEKLIEEPRHIEIQVVGDSYGKACHLSERDCSVQRRHQKLTEETPSPFMTDELRTKMGEAAVKAAEFIKYEGAGTVEFLVDKHRNFYFMEMNTRIQVEHPITEQVIDYDLIREQILVAAGVPISGKNYLPQLHSIECRINAEDPYNDFRPSPGKITVLHAPGGHGVRLDTHVYAGYTIPPNYDSMIAKLITTAQTREEAINKMKRALDEFYIEGVKTTIPFHRQLMDEPDYVAGNYTTKFMESFKMNDPE
- a CDS encoding S9 family peptidase, producing the protein MKKIFFIILGTMSINATAQQVLTPETMWQLGRVTSLGLSKDGKSVVYKVATPSVADNKSNTKFYTIPVTGGTPTEVADTKEILADKNVSPDGLYILSNQEVKTENVLGKDIYSDLSKSDAQVYNGLDYRHWDTWNNGSHNHVFYAENKAKAKGIDIMPNEPYDSPQKPFGGDEDYIWSPDSKSIIYVCKKKAGTAYAVSTNTDLYEYNLETKTTKNLTENNPGYDMNPVFSPTGNLTWLQMKRDGYEADKNDLIVRFKGIDMNLTANWDGSVDNFIWSADGKKIYFTAAVDGAKHLFEVNFPGLTRIAVTVRQITSGDFDVNDLVGFSGDNIIVTRTDMNHAAEIYSYNFKKKTWLQLTKTNDETYAKLALPKYERRYVTTTDGKKMLVWLILPPNFDKTKKYPTLLYCQGGPQSPLTQSYSFRWNFSLMASQGYVIVAPNRRGMYGHGQAWNEQISKDWGGQVMDDYLSAIDDVANESYVDRARLGAVGASYGGYSVFYLAGIHGNRFKTFISHCGVFNLESMYGTTEEVFFNNWDHGGAYWEKDNADAQKAYTEFNPIKMVDKWNTPILIIQGGKDYRVPIGQGQEAFQAAQLRGIKSRFMLFPEENHWVLKPQNALVWQREFYKWLKETL
- a CDS encoding DUF5689 domain-containing protein, encoding MKTTFLKPILALAFVASFSSSCINDDEYDTPQVDCIETTLQKTKEVSEISASSTVTQYLQDDVIEAYVVSSDKGGNFFKTISFQTLPTQTQPQPSAFSVPVDVTSTFISFEPGRKVLIKMKDLYTDLSNGGKRIGGIFVSSSNTPSVGRLSPALYRTALNKSCTIVPEDQLKRTLTIPQLLNDANINTLVELEGVQFSNQAITSTYYNSANDLGGATNHLLTDSEGNSVIFRTSSFANFAAKPVAQGRGKVRGILTKFGTDYQFLARTEDDIQLTGPRLVPIFSENFESISSTGNGQNVALPGWSNVSMNGGNEKWEARIFSNNKYAQFSPFGITPAENNVDTRLITPAINLDNTTGEFLRFGSKIGFANGEAVTVWISTDYNGAGTVAAVNAATWVQLNATFAAQTASFPTNFTSSGNVDLSSYSGNVYISFRYVGGTNNITSTYQIDNIEVYAQ
- a CDS encoding carboxypeptidase-like regulatory domain-containing protein, whose amino-acid sequence is MKKLVISTLFVMQVFFGFAQTTAGITGKVVDSKTQRPLQNVVASIQNTSLTVLTDVTGVFVFKEVPSGSQLLQIKSTGFKDQLLTVETEAGKVLDLGIVVLEEDITIEQQINLITILENDLGDDNSGSENTAGLLQASRDTYQQAAAFNWGQARFRIRGLDNEYSTTMINGVSMNKLLDNRPQWGNWGGLNDATRNQEFTMGSAPSDYTFGGILGTQEINTRASIYRKGTRISYAGTQTNYNWRAMATHASGMNKDGWAFVISASRRWAVEGYFEGTDYSANSVFASIEKKFNDKHSLNFTSIYAQNRRGRNSSNTDEITSIAGIKYNSYWGWQDGKKRNSRDREIEEPINMLTHYWKMSDKTQLTTNVMYQFGEIGNSRLDFVNAANPDPTYYQNLPSYFSSLYNNDPETVPSSAYLPGGLGGVFTPNLIGAMDAPFLTQRQIDWNAMYRANTTPIIDENGNEIGREPTRSSYVLYEDRTEDKLFVANSILSSQLSDNIVMNAGASYSRLSSSNFQLLTDLLGGSSFLDIDTFQEGSAQQPDLNNPNREIGVGDKYGYNYKLYADHIDAFSQFKFTYKKIDFYLGQSFSRKTYQREGLYRNGIYATTSFGKSEKIEFDNFGFKGGLTYKISGKQFLTFNGLYMSKAPSMRNVFFNARLSNTPIRNLKSETVSNLDMSYVIKTPTFKARLTGFFANIKDATETSFFFAEGALEDNDGDGGDAFVAEIVTGLDKLNIGAELGLEYQITSTIKATVAASYGQYTYNNNPNVTLNDDARAARGLSTLVNLGESKLKNYRQPGIPQQAYALGLEYRDPKFWWVGANVNYLADTYLDVSSVLRTNSFLRNPADANGFQFPEATQSRVDELLKQEKFDPYTLVNLTGGKSWRISGKNPVTLGLFATLNNIFDVQYKTGGFEQARNANYRELNQDVSSGTPAFAPRYFYGFGRSYFFNFYINF